In Kiritimatiellia bacterium, the following proteins share a genomic window:
- a CDS encoding helix-turn-helix domain-containing protein: protein MKKLKLELKRQDRLILKELSRRGEHHAREMVRANMLLALDQGMADATIAQMLGVERTTLWRTRRAYRAGGLQRALYDMPRPGRPMKYKMREQSEIVALACSNPPEGRERWTLTLLTQAARWREGMAQLNRESVRLILKKTNVSLGLKRCGAQVELRRNTASGCMIFWNCKRRSNFA from the coding sequence ATGAAAAAGCTTAAACTGGAGCTGAAACGGCAGGATCGTTTAATTCTGAAAGAATTATCGAGACGCGGAGAACATCATGCGAGGGAGATGGTGCGAGCCAATATGTTGCTTGCGTTGGATCAAGGAATGGCAGATGCGACCATTGCGCAGATGTTGGGAGTGGAGCGGACAACGCTATGGCGAACAAGGCGGGCATATCGAGCGGGAGGATTACAGCGTGCGCTTTATGACATGCCACGGCCCGGCCGTCCGATGAAATATAAGATGCGGGAGCAATCTGAGATTGTAGCCTTGGCCTGTAGCAATCCTCCGGAAGGGCGCGAGCGTTGGACATTGACATTGCTAACCCAAGCGGCGCGTTGGCGGGAGGGAATGGCTCAATTAAACCGCGAGAGCGTGAGGCTGATTTTAAAAAAAACGAATGTAAGCCTTGGCTTAAAAAGATGTGGTGCACAGGTAGAATTACGGCGGAATACCGCCAGCGGATGTATGATCTTCTGGAATTGCAAACGCCGTTCTAATTTTGCCTGA